A window of the Patescibacteria group bacterium genome harbors these coding sequences:
- a CDS encoding ABC transporter substrate-binding protein, with amino-acid sequence MRIFSWLKEKPSFFKSWASFFSFKRFFGSVFALSKKEKIIFVFLFGLGSLGLVWFGYKFYLNRTKLIPRIGGVYAEGVVGAPRYINPAITDLSPAEELIESIVFSSLLRPDNQGGVETDLAESVERFENGKVYLVTLKKDLYWQDNERLTANDVAFSLELLKNPELKNPNAEFWREVQVEILSDITLRFTLSRPYYFFPYYLTFKVLPRHLWSEIQANAFVFSDLNLKPIGSGPYKFKRMLQNKDGLISQMSFVRFDKYYLEGPYLETINLRFFSNQTEAETALRKKEIDSLVGFASEGKDFNSFEVKTIPYLRIFGLFFNTENEILSDRKLRQAIDLAINKQEIIDRVFAGQAKTASSPIIKTEFIDQGGSLFDPDSARQNLSQLGWQDKDEDGILEKRLSSKDKLPTKLELSLLLQDLPELMSVGQIIKENLSKLGISVILKPMSLNEFSSRLQARSYQMVLVGQANVSGNQPDPYPFWHSSQTSAPGLNFSFYQNQEADRILDQLRLNFQEQERQELYQDLDQLIRQNQPASFLYSPRFVWVVNQSFILPEIKQLNNLGDKFSRINLWHLYQKRVWD; translated from the coding sequence ATGCGCATTTTTTCTTGGTTAAAAGAAAAACCCTCTTTTTTTAAAAGTTGGGCAAGTTTTTTTTCTTTTAAACGTTTTTTCGGTTCTGTTTTTGCCCTTTCTAAAAAAGAAAAAATTATTTTTGTTTTTCTGTTTGGCTTAGGCAGTTTGGGTTTGGTTTGGTTTGGCTATAAATTTTATCTTAACCGGACCAAGTTGATTCCCCGGATCGGCGGCGTTTACGCCGAAGGCGTTGTCGGGGCGCCAAGATATATTAATCCGGCGATTACCGATTTATCTCCGGCCGAAGAACTGATTGAGTCGATTGTTTTTTCTTCTTTGTTAAGGCCGGATAACCAAGGCGGAGTTGAGACCGATTTGGCTGAGTCGGTCGAGAGGTTTGAAAACGGAAAGGTTTATTTGGTTACTTTGAAAAAGGATTTATATTGGCAAGACAACGAACGTTTAACTGCTAATGATGTCGCTTTTAGTTTAGAGTTGCTGAAAAACCCGGAATTGAAAAATCCTAATGCTGAATTTTGGCGGGAGGTTCAGGTAGAAATTTTGTCTGATATCACTTTGAGATTTACCCTAAGTCGGCCTTATTATTTTTTCCCTTATTATTTGACTTTTAAAGTTTTGCCCAGGCATCTTTGGTCGGAAATTCAGGCCAATGCTTTTGTTTTTTCTGACTTGAATTTGAAACCAATTGGCTCCGGGCCGTATAAATTCAAACGCATGCTCCAAAACAAGGATGGTTTAATTAGTCAGATGAGCTTTGTCAGATTTGACAAATATTATTTAGAGGGCCCATATTTAGAGACAATCAACTTAAGATTTTTTTCCAACCAAACAGAAGCGGAAACCGCTTTACGGAAAAAAGAGATTGACAGCTTAGTTGGTTTTGCCAGCGAAGGAAAAGACTTTAACAGCTTTGAGGTTAAAACAATTCCCTATCTAAGGATTTTCGGTTTGTTTTTTAATACTGAAAACGAAATTTTATCCGATAGAAAATTAAGACAAGCGATTGATTTGGCGATTAATAAACAAGAGATAATTGATCGGGTTTTTGCCGGTCAAGCAAAAACTGCCAGCAGCCCGATAATTAAAACCGAGTTTATTGATCAGGGCGGAAGTCTTTTTGATCCGGATTCGGCCCGGCAGAATTTAAGCCAATTGGGTTGGCAGGATAAAGACGAAGACGGGATTTTAGAGAAAAGACTTTCAAGCAAAGATAAACTGCCGACCAAACTGGAGCTTTCTTTGCTTTTGCAGGATCTGCCGGAATTGATGTCTGTTGGTCAAATTATTAAAGAAAATCTTTCCAAGCTTGGTATCAGCGTTATTTTAAAACCAATGAGTCTTAATGAATTCAGTTCTCGGCTGCAGGCCCGCTCTTACCAAATGGTTTTAGTCGGTCAGGCAAATGTTTCCGGCAACCAGCCCGACCCATATCCTTTTTGGCACTCCAGCCAGACCAGCGCTCCGGGTTTGAACTTTAGTTTTTACCAAAATCAGGAAGCAGACAGGATTTTAGATCAGCTAAGGTTGAATTTTCAAGAGCAAGAACGCCAAGAGCTTTATCAGGATCTGGACCAATTAATTCGCCAGAATCAGCCGGCATCGTTCCTGTATTCGCCTCGGTTTGTTTGGGTGGTTAACCAATCTTTTATTTTGCCCGAGATTAAACAGTTGAATAATTTGGGTGATAAGTTTTCAAGAATTAACCTTTGGCATCTGTACCAAAAAAGAGTATGGGATTAA
- the secG gene encoding preprotein translocase subunit SecG produces MEIKQILSVIQIVLSALTVVFILLQNRGEGLSGVFGGLGEFYATRRGLEKGIFIATIISVILLALSIILGLFLA; encoded by the coding sequence ATGGAAATTAAGCAAATTTTAAGTGTTATTCAGATTGTTCTTTCCGCTTTAACTGTGGTTTTTATTTTGCTTCAGAATCGGGGCGAAGGCCTATCCGGAGTTTTCGGCGGCTTGGGCGAATTTTACGCTACTCGCCGGGGGCTGGAAAAAGGAATTTTCATCGCCACGATTATCTCGGTAATTTTACTCGCTTTAAGCATTATTTTAGGATTATTTCTGGCTTAG
- a CDS encoding SIS domain-containing protein has product MGLTELVLRTPKSFASGLQAGEKISWSNRETTVAAGMGGSILAAKLSADFLNLEKNQDFELIVWQDYFLPKIKSKDQTQVFCFSYSGNTEETLSAFSRAKELGLPVLSFGRGGQLEKLAQKEYLSLPDFFAPRFAVPYFLGLLFGVLFKGSFSVKKEFDFSALENQAIELAKALLGKMVLVYGPNSLSSLISFWEINLDETAKVPAFPGEIPDLDHHDLAGFSQLAQKDQFVAVFLKNPESPAVLNKRIDLTADFFDRHLKIKSLVLTLQGKDYFEKMINQLVLAYLCSLKIAELKKADPLENLIQERLKKGLAK; this is encoded by the coding sequence ATGGGATTAACCGAGTTAGTTTTAAGAACGCCAAAAAGTTTTGCCTCTGGTTTGCAAGCTGGAGAGAAAATTTCTTGGTCAAACCGGGAAACCACTGTTGCGGCTGGTATGGGCGGTTCAATCTTGGCAGCCAAGCTGTCGGCTGATTTTTTGAACCTTGAAAAAAATCAGGATTTTGAGCTTATCGTTTGGCAGGATTATTTTTTGCCCAAGATTAAAAGCAAAGACCAGACTCAAGTTTTTTGTTTCTCTTATTCTGGCAACACTGAAGAAACCCTCTCTGCTTTTAGTCGGGCCAAAGAGCTCGGTCTGCCCGTTCTTAGTTTTGGCCGAGGCGGGCAGCTGGAAAAATTAGCCCAGAAAGAATACCTTAGCTTGCCTGATTTTTTTGCGCCAAGATTCGCTGTGCCGTATTTTTTGGGGTTGCTTTTCGGGGTTTTGTTCAAAGGAAGCTTTTCTGTTAAAAAAGAATTTGATTTTTCAGCTTTAGAAAATCAAGCGATCGAGTTGGCCAAAGCTTTGCTTGGGAAAATGGTTTTGGTTTACGGGCCAAACAGCTTAAGCTCTTTAATCAGTTTTTGGGAGATTAACCTTGATGAGACTGCCAAAGTTCCGGCTTTCCCCGGCGAAATTCCCGACCTTGATCATCACGATCTGGCTGGGTTTAGCCAGTTGGCTCAAAAAGATCAGTTTGTGGCGGTTTTTTTGAAAAACCCGGAAAGTCCGGCAGTTTTGAATAAAAGAATTGATTTGACTGCTGATTTTTTTGACAGGCATCTAAAGATTAAATCTCTGGTTTTAACGCTTCAGGGAAAAGATTATTTTGAGAAAATGATTAATCAGTTGGTTCTTGCTTATTTATGTTCTTTAAAGATTGCCGAATTAAAAAAGGCAGACCCTTTAGAAAATTTGATTCAAGAACGGTTAAAAAAAGGCCTGGCTAAATAA
- a CDS encoding phage holin family protein — translation MVALARILLRLIANFVGLQLAINYIAGVFFGGSFMDLAKAATIITLLNLLVKPFLEFILAPFVFITLGLFGLVINALMLWLTTYWAPQLTFSGYGALLWTTLIITFINYLFDIVEKAKE, via the coding sequence ATGGTTGCTTTAGCCAGAATTCTTCTTCGTTTGATTGCCAATTTTGTTGGCTTGCAACTGGCAATAAATTATATTGCCGGAGTCTTTTTTGGCGGCAGTTTTATGGATTTAGCCAAAGCCGCGACAATCATTACTTTGTTAAATCTGTTAGTCAAGCCGTTTTTAGAGTTTATCTTAGCGCCGTTTGTGTTTATTACTTTGGGGCTGTTTGGCTTGGTGATTAACGCTTTAATGCTTTGGCTAACCACTTATTGGGCGCCCCAATTGACTTTTTCCGGTTATGGCGCTTTACTCTGGACAACTTTGATTATTACTTTTATTAACTATCTATTTGATATTGTTGAAAAAGCCAAAGAATAA